The genomic region ATCTTCACATATGAGCGCAAGTGGTACTCGCGCAAGGACCTGGCCCGGCATCGCATGCAGGGTGACCCTGATGACACGTCGCACCGTGGGCACCCGCTCTGCAAGTTCTGTGACGAGCGCTACCTGGACAATGATGAGCTGCTTAAGCACCTGCGCCGCGACCACTACTTCTGCCACTTCTGCGACTCGGACGGGGCCCAGGACTACTACAGGTGGGCCGGGCAGCAGACAGACAGATGACCCTCCCTCCCCCAGGGCGTGGGGCTAACCGGGCTGCAGCCCTCCTACCGACACCCCATCTCCTGCCAGCGACTATGCCTACCTGCGTGAGCACTTCCGGGAGAAGCACTTTCTGTGTGAGGAAGGCCGCTGCAGCACGGAGCAGTTCACCCACGCCTTCCGCACCGAGATCGACCTCAAGGCCCACAGGACAGCCTGCCACAGTCGCAGCCGCGCCGAGGCACGCCAGAACCGCCACATTGACCTGCAGTTCAGCTACGCGCCACGGCACTCGCGCCGGAACGAGGGTGAGCAGGAGCCTGAGATGAGACCGAGCTGTGGGTGCAGGAGCTGACCTCCCACCATCCGGCCAGGCTGGAGCGCCCGAGCACCCCTTGTGTGCCAGGAGCTCTTGCTCCCTCAGGGTCTCGGGTCTGCTGCCCTGGGTGCCCGGGGCCCTTCCCTGGACCAGGAGGCTTTTACTGAGCATCTGCTGTATGCAGATCCCACCTGGGGCTCGGggaccctcctcctctcccttcccactGCTCCTGTGGCTTGGCACCCAGGTCGTAGAGGCCCGTGGCTGGCGTGGACCCTGCGAGGCTCCTGTGCCATTCCCGGGCTCATGTGCGCTGTGGGTAGGAAAGCCTCTGCCGTCCAGGCCTGAGCATTGGCCGGGTGTGGCCTTGACGGCAGGCCTGTTCCTCCTACTGTCGTCCCGGGGTCCCGGGAAGTGACAGGCTGTCTGCTGGCCGCAGGGGTCGTTGGTGGCGAAGACTACGAGGAGGTGGACAGGTACAGCCGCCAGGGCCGAGTGGCCCGGGCTGGCACTCGCGGAGCCCAGCAGAGCCGCCGAGGAAGCTGGAGGTACAAAAGGTGGGGGACCTTGCGTGCCACTGACATTCTCCTGTGGTGACTGTGGCCAGTGGCCAAGCTGGGAGTGGGGATGGGGTCAGGGATTGTGGCCAGAGTTTCTGGGGTCCTGAGTGGCAGTAGGGTCTGTTCAGTGTCCTTGGTGAGCACaagtttgtttctgtttcttccagtTCTAGCCACAGCCACAGATCCCAGGGTTGGGGTGGGTGAAAGGGGCCTGTGTCAATTGGGCGGTCACCGCAGCTGTACGAGGAAGCACCGCCCCGGCAGCCCTGCAGGGCAGAGGCATCAGACCCCAGATAACCGCCCCACACACTGGGCCCAGGCACTGCCCGCCTGAGGCATTGGTCTCGGGCCATGCTCAGCCTGAAGGCTGGCCTCCTTGTCCCAGGGAAGAAGAGGACCGAGAAGTAGCAGCTGCTGTCCGGGCCTCCGTGGCCGCACAGCAGCAGGAGGAGGCTCGCAGGAGTGAGGATCAGGAGGAAGGTGGTAGGCCCAAGAAGGAGGAGGCAGCGGCGCGGGGTCCTGAGGATCCCCGTGTCCCCCGGCGCTCACCCCGGACTCAGGGCGAAGGCCCAGGTGAGTAAGCCCTACCTGGTGGCAGCTCTGCCCGGGCTAGGAGGTCAGTGGCcagctctttttgtttgtttgttttatttttttgtgtgtgtgagacagagtctcactctgttgcccaggctggtgcagtggcggaatcttggctcactgcaacttctgcctcccgggttcaagtgattctcctgcctcagcctcccgagtagctgggatgacaggcgcctgcccccacgcctggcttgtttttctatttttagtagagatggggtttcaccacgttggccaggctggtttcaaactcctgacctcaggtgatccgcccacctcagcctcccagagtgctgggattacaggtgtaagccaccatgtccagcttagTGGCCAGCTCTTGATGGGCACAGTGCCTGGGACGCTCCAGGCCTTCACCTGGGAGGTTGAAGAGCACCCTGCACTGCCAGTCCCCAGAGGGCCTGTCCCCACACCCTGACCTGACCTGGGGGCCTTGTGTTCTTCATAGGCCCCAAGGAAACCTCGACAAATGGTCCTGTAAGCCAAGAAGCCTTCTCGGTGACAGGCCCAGCCGCCCCAGGGTGTGTGGGGGTGCCAGGGTGAGAGTATGGGTGCCCAGGGGTGAATGGTGCATGGTGGGCGGGTGCGGGCAGCCACAGGTGGGTGCCGGGAGGGCAGGTATGGAGCCACGGGGCCTGATAGCTGTTGACCAGCTGTGCTTCCCTGCACCCAGCGCCCTCCCACCACCCAGCCCAAAGCTCAAGGACGAAGACTTCCCCAGCCTCTCTGCCTCCACTTACTCCTCCTGCTCCACTGCAGCAACCCCGGGCCCTGTGGGGTTGGCGCTGCCGTATGCCATCCCTGCCAGAGGCAGGAGTGCCTTCCAGGAGGAAGACTTCCCCGCCCTGGTGTCCTCGGTGCCCAAGCCTGGCACCGCCCCCACCAGCCTTGTCTCTGCCTGgaacagcagcagtagcagcaagAAGGTAGCACAGCTCCCACTCTCGGCGCAGGCTACCGGCAGCGGCCAGCCCACCAGGAAGGCTGGGAAGGGGAGCAGGGGCAGCAGGAAGGGCGGCCCGCCCTTCACACAGGAGGAGGAGGGCGGCAGCCCGGCCGTGCAGGAGCTTCTAAGCACACGCCCCACGGGCTCCGTCTCCTCCACACTGGGGCCGGCCTCCATCCAACCCTCTAAAgttgggaagaagaagaaagtgggCTCGGAGAAGCCAGGCACCACATTGCCACAGCCCCCGCCCACTACCTGTCCCCCAGGGGCTTTGCAGGCCCCGGAAGCTCCTGCCAGCAGAGCCGAGGGGCCAGTTGCCGTCGTCGTTAATGGACACACAGAGGGCCCGGCCCCTGCTCGGAGTGCCCCCAAGGAACCCCCTGGGCTCCCAAGGCCCCTGGGGTCCTTCCCCTGCCCCACGCCACAGGAGGACTTCCCAGCGCTCGGCGGCCCCTGCCCACCCCGGATGCCGCCGCCCCCAGGTACGCGTGCTGGCTCAGGCCTGCTCCCTGGGTGTCGGGAGGGGCCGGGGTCAGGCTGGAGCCGCAGGCACAGTCTGCATCTGGGTGGTGGGGACCCCTGTGTGATGCCATCGGCCACCCACATGACCTCCAGCCTCCCGTTAACCGCCCTGTGTTCCTTGCCTCTGTGAGACCGGCCCTCATGGCACCTCCCAGGCCCGAGGGTGCATGAGCTTGTGTGGGCTGGGCCTGCCACACCAGCAGCAATGGTGCGGGTGCTGGCCCTGCACCTGCCCTgcagggaaggggtggctgtAGACAGAAGCTGGCCCTGGAGGCCAGGCAGCCCGCAGTCAGCGAGGGTCCTCTCTGGGTCTTGTCCTGCCACCCCTCAGGCTTCAGCGCTGTGGTGCTCCTGAAGGGCAcgcctcccccacccccgccggGCCTGGTGCCCCCAATCAGCAAGCCGCCCCCCGGCTTCTCTGGCCTTCTGCCTAGCCCCCACCCGGCCTGTGTCCCCAgccccgccaccaccaccaccacaaaagcGTAAGTGTGGGTGAGCTGCCTGGTGTCCACCGGGGGTGGAGGAACGGTACCCTCCCCTTGGGCCACTCTAAAggctgaagcctccacctcctcttTACCTTCTGACCCCCAGACCCAGGCCGCTGCCTGCCCCACGGGCCTACCTAGTCCCCGAGAACTTCCGGGAGAGGAACCTTCAGCTCATCCAGTCCATCAGGGACTTCCTGCAGAGCGACGAGGCCCGCTTCAGCGAGTTCAAGAGCCACTCAGGGGAGTTCAGACAGGTCAGGCGGGCCCGGGGAGTCCAGATGGGTCAGGCGGGCCCGGGGCGGGGTAGCCAGCCCGTCTTCATCCAGGGCCCGGGCCAGAGGGGATGACTGAGTCCGGCTCTCCGGTGGCAGGGCCTGATCTCCGCAGCCCAGTATTACAAGAGTTGCCGGGACCTGCTGGGGGAGAATTTCCAGAAGGTCTTTAATGAGCTGCTGGTCCTGCTGCCCGACACGGCCAAGCAGCAGGAGCTCCTGTCTGCACACACGGACTTCTGCAACCGTGAGAAGCCTCTGAGCACCAAATccaagaagaacaagaagagcGCGTGGCAGGCCACCACCCAGCAGGCGGGCCTGGACTGCCGTGTGTGCCCCACCTGCCAGCAGGTGCTCGCGCATGGCGACGCCAGCAGCCACCAGGCGCTGCATGCTGCCCGGGACGACGACTTCCCCTCCCTGCAAGCCATCGCCAGGATCATCACGTAGCTCCCGCCAGCGTGGCCAGAGCTGTCGCACCGTGAGcgtccttcctccttcctctccggGCTGCCAGGCAGCCAGGTAAGGCCTGGTGAGGCCACTTGGCCTCTTGGTTGGCCAGGCCCACCAGGAAGTCACCAGGACAGTCCACCCGCCCTGTTGGCACACTCAAGCGGGAGTCCACCCCTGCCTCAGTGGTGGGCCAGTCTCGGTTTGCATTCTTGTGCTTTTGGGAGGCGCCAGGGGAGGGAAGGGCTGGGATGCTGGGACCTGTTGTTGCTGGCAAAGCCAGAGGCCACAGTGGCCTGATCTGGGCCCTCCCAAAGCTGAGGGCTGCAGCCCGTGGGGCCTCAGAGCTGAAAGCTGCGGCGCCACTGGTGCCAGAGTCAGATGTCACAGATGTGTGTTGTGTAAACAGTTGGCTGTTTCGTGCTTCAAGAATGTTCAGGATTAAAAGCAGACAAGAAATTGTGCTACTTGAAGTTGAATCTTTTTATGAGACAAGCTGAATCTGGGATCTCAAATTGCCTCTGACCTTTTATAAGACAGTTTAtcttcaaataaatttattttgcaatACCACGCATAGCTGGTGTTCTGAGCTTCTCTGTCTTCTGAGTATACCCTGATGCCAAATTTAGAAACAGGGTGGAGGGGACATCTGAAATACTGCAGCGAAATAATTTGAGCGTAATTATCTGGATCTGGGGTTTTTGGAGGGAGACCAGACACATACGGTAATCACTTTCTGCTTCCAGCACATAGAAGTAGGAAAAATGCTCTAAACACAGCCACATTCAAATAAGGCCAAGAATATGTCCTCAGATC from Pan troglodytes isolate AG18354 chromosome 18, NHGRI_mPanTro3-v2.0_pri, whole genome shotgun sequence harbors:
- the ZNF598 gene encoding E3 ubiquitin-protein ligase ZNF598 isoform X2, with product MAAAGGAEGRRAALEAAAAAAAPERGGGSCVLCCGDLEATALGRCDHPVCYRCSTKMRVLCEQRYCAVCREELRQVVFGKRLPAFATIPIHQLQHEKKYDIYFADGKVYALYRQLLQHECPRCPELPPFSLFGDLEQHMRRQHELFCCRLCLQHLQIFTYERKWYSRKDLARHRMQGDPDDTSHRGHPLCKFCDERYLDNDELLKHLRRDHYFCHFCDSDGAQDYYSPPTDTPSPASDYAYLREHFREKHFLCEEGRCSTEQFTHAFRTEIDLKAHRTACHSRSRAEARQNRHIDLQFSYAPRHSRRNEGVVGGEDYEEVDRYSRQGRVARAGTRGAQQSRRGSWREEEDREVAAAVRASVAAQQQEEARRSEDQEEGGRPKKEEAAARGPEDPRVPRRSPRTQGEGPGPKETSTNGPVSQEAFSVTGPAAPGCVGVPGALPPPSPKLKDEDFPSLSASTYSSCSTAATPGPVGLALPYAIPARGRSAFQEEDFPALVSSVPKPGTAPTSLVSAWNSSSSSKKVAQLPLSAQATGSGQPTRKAGKGSRGSRKGGPPFTQEEEGGSPAVQELLSTRPTGSVSSTLGPASIQPSKVGKKKKVGSEKPGTTLPQPPPTTCPPGALQAPEAPASRAEGPVAVVVNGHTEGPAPARSAPKEPPGLPRPLGSFPCPTPQEDFPALGGPCPPRMPPPPGFSAVVLLKGTPPPPPPGLVPPISKPPPGFSGLLPSPHPACVPSPATTTTTKAPRPLPAPRAYLVPENFRERNLQLIQSIRDFLQSDEARFSEFKSHSGEFRQGLISAAQYYKSCRDLLGENFQKVFNELLVLLPDTAKQQELLSAHTDFCNREKPLSTKSKKNKKSAWQATTQQAGLDCRVCPTCQQVLAHGDASSHQALHAARDDDFPSLQAIARIIT
- the ZNF598 gene encoding E3 ubiquitin-protein ligase ZNF598 isoform X1, with translation MAAAGGAEGRRAALEAAAAAAAPERGGGSCVLCCGDLEATALGRCDHPVCYRCSTKMRVLCEQRYCAVCREELRQVVFGKRLPAFATIPIHQLQHEKKYDIYFADGKVYALYRQLLQHECPRCPELPPFSLFGDLEQHMRRQHELFCCRLCLQHLQIFTYERKWYSRKDLARHRMQGDPDDTSHRGHPLCKFCDERYLDNDELLKHLRRDHYFCHFCDSDGAQDYYSPPTDTPSPASDYAYLREHFREKHFLCEEGRCSTEQFTHAFRTEIDLKAHRTACHSRSRAEARQNRHIDLQFSYAPRHSRRNEGVVGGEDYEEVDRYSRQGRVARAGTRGAQQSRRGSWRYKREEEDREVAAAVRASVAAQQQEEARRSEDQEEGGRPKKEEAAARGPEDPRVPRRSPRTQGEGPGPKETSTNGPVSQEAFSVTGPAAPGCVGVPGALPPPSPKLKDEDFPSLSASTYSSCSTAATPGPVGLALPYAIPARGRSAFQEEDFPALVSSVPKPGTAPTSLVSAWNSSSSSKKVAQLPLSAQATGSGQPTRKAGKGSRGSRKGGPPFTQEEEGGSPAVQELLSTRPTGSVSSTLGPASIQPSKVGKKKKVGSEKPGTTLPQPPPTTCPPGALQAPEAPASRAEGPVAVVVNGHTEGPAPARSAPKEPPGLPRPLGSFPCPTPQEDFPALGGPCPPRMPPPPGFSAVVLLKGTPPPPPPGLVPPISKPPPGFSGLLPSPHPACVPSPATTTTTKAPRPLPAPRAYLVPENFRERNLQLIQSIRDFLQSDEARFSEFKSHSGEFRQGLISAAQYYKSCRDLLGENFQKVFNELLVLLPDTAKQQELLSAHTDFCNREKPLSTKSKKNKKSAWQATTQQAGLDCRVCPTCQQVLAHGDASSHQALHAARDDDFPSLQAIARIIT
- the ZNF598 gene encoding E3 ubiquitin-protein ligase ZNF598 isoform X7, yielding MAAAGGAEGRRAALEAAAAAAAPERGGGSCVLCCGDLEATALGRCDHPVCYRCSTKMRVLCEQRYCAVCREELRQVVFGKRLPAFATIPIHQLQHEKKYDIYFADGKVYALYRQLLQHECPRCPELPPFSLFGDLEQHMRRQHELFCCRLCLQHLQIFTYERKWYSRKDLARHRMQGDPDDTSHRGHPLCKFCDERYLDNDELLKHLRRDHYFCHFCDSDGAQDYYSDYAYLREHFREKHFLCEEGRCSTEQFTHAFRTEIDLKAHRTACHSRSRAEARQNRHIDLQFSYAPRHSRRNEGVVGGEDYEEVDRYSRQGRVARAGTRGAQQSRRGSWRYKREEEDREVAAAVRASVAAQQQEEARRSEDQEEGGRPKKEEAAARGPEDPRVPRRSPRTQGEGPGPKETSTNGPVSQEAFSVTGPAAPGALPPPSPKLKDEDFPSLSASTYSSCSTAATPGPVGLALPYAIPARGRSAFQEEDFPALVSSVPKPGTAPTSLVSAWNSSSSSKKVAQLPLSAQATGSGQPTRKAGKGSRGSRKGGPPFTQEEEGGSPAVQELLSTRPTGSVSSTLGPASIQPSKVGKKKKVGSEKPGTTLPQPPPTTCPPGALQAPEAPASRAEGPVAVVVNGHTEGPAPARSAPKEPPGLPRPLGSFPCPTPQEDFPALGGPCPPRMPPPPGFSAVVLLKGTPPPPPPGLVPPISKPPPGFSGLLPSPHPACVPSPATTTTTKAPRPLPAPRAYLVPENFRERNLQLIQSIRDFLQSDEARFSEFKSHSGEFRQGLISAAQYYKSCRDLLGENFQKVFNELLVLLPDTAKQQELLSAHTDFCNREKPLSTKSKKNKKSAWQATTQQAGLDCRVCPTCQQVLAHGDASSHQALHAARDDDFPSLQAIARIIT
- the ZNF598 gene encoding E3 ubiquitin-protein ligase ZNF598 isoform X6, giving the protein MAAAGGAEGRRAALEAAAAAAAPERGGGSCVLCCGDLEATALGRCDHPVCYRCSTKMRVLCEQRYCAVCREELRQVVFGKRLPAFATIPIHQLQHEKKYDIYFADGKVYALYRQLLQHECPRCPELPPFSLFGDLEQHMRRQHELFCCRLCLQHLQIFTYERKWYSRKDLARHRMQGDPDDTSHRGHPLCKFCDERYLDNDELLKHLRRDHYFCHFCDSDGAQDYYSDYAYLREHFREKHFLCEEGRCSTEQFTHAFRTEIDLKAHRTACHSRSRAEARQNRHIDLQFSYAPRHSRRNEGVVGGEDYEEVDRYSRQGRVARAGTRGAQQSRRGSWREEEDREVAAAVRASVAAQQQEEARRSEDQEEGGRPKKEEAAARGPEDPRVPRRSPRTQGEGPGPKETSTNGPVSQEAFSVTGPAAPGCVGVPGALPPPSPKLKDEDFPSLSASTYSSCSTAATPGPVGLALPYAIPARGRSAFQEEDFPALVSSVPKPGTAPTSLVSAWNSSSSSKKVAQLPLSAQATGSGQPTRKAGKGSRGSRKGGPPFTQEEEGGSPAVQELLSTRPTGSVSSTLGPASIQPSKVGKKKKVGSEKPGTTLPQPPPTTCPPGALQAPEAPASRAEGPVAVVVNGHTEGPAPARSAPKEPPGLPRPLGSFPCPTPQEDFPALGGPCPPRMPPPPGFSAVVLLKGTPPPPPPGLVPPISKPPPGFSGLLPSPHPACVPSPATTTTTKAPRPLPAPRAYLVPENFRERNLQLIQSIRDFLQSDEARFSEFKSHSGEFRQGLISAAQYYKSCRDLLGENFQKVFNELLVLLPDTAKQQELLSAHTDFCNREKPLSTKSKKNKKSAWQATTQQAGLDCRVCPTCQQVLAHGDASSHQALHAARDDDFPSLQAIARIIT
- the ZNF598 gene encoding E3 ubiquitin-protein ligase ZNF598 isoform X3: MAAAGGAEGRRAALEAAAAAAAPERGGGSCVLCCGDLEATALGRCDHPVCYRCSTKMRVLCEQRYCAVCREELRQVVFGKRLPAFATIPIHQLQHEKKYDIYFADGKVYALYRQLLQHECPRCPELPPFSLFGDLEQHMRRQHELFCCRLCLQHLQIFTYERKWYSRKDLARHRMQGDPDDTSHRGHPLCKFCDERYLDNDELLKHLRRDHYFCHFCDSDGAQDYYSPPTDTPSPASDYAYLREHFREKHFLCEEGRCSTEQFTHAFRTEIDLKAHRTACHSRSRAEARQNRHIDLQFSYAPRHSRRNEGVVGGEDYEEVDRYSRQGRVARAGTRGAQQSRRGSWRYKREEEDREVAAAVRASVAAQQQEEARRSEDQEEGGRPKKEEAAARGPEDPRVPRRSPRTQGEGPGPKETSTNGPVSQEAFSVTGPAAPGALPPPSPKLKDEDFPSLSASTYSSCSTAATPGPVGLALPYAIPARGRSAFQEEDFPALVSSVPKPGTAPTSLVSAWNSSSSSKKVAQLPLSAQATGSGQPTRKAGKGSRGSRKGGPPFTQEEEGGSPAVQELLSTRPTGSVSSTLGPASIQPSKVGKKKKVGSEKPGTTLPQPPPTTCPPGALQAPEAPASRAEGPVAVVVNGHTEGPAPARSAPKEPPGLPRPLGSFPCPTPQEDFPALGGPCPPRMPPPPGFSAVVLLKGTPPPPPPGLVPPISKPPPGFSGLLPSPHPACVPSPATTTTTKAPRPLPAPRAYLVPENFRERNLQLIQSIRDFLQSDEARFSEFKSHSGEFRQGLISAAQYYKSCRDLLGENFQKVFNELLVLLPDTAKQQELLSAHTDFCNREKPLSTKSKKNKKSAWQATTQQAGLDCRVCPTCQQVLAHGDASSHQALHAARDDDFPSLQAIARIIT
- the ZNF598 gene encoding E3 ubiquitin-protein ligase ZNF598 isoform X8 — translated: MAAAGGAEGRRAALEAAAAAAAPERGGGSCVLCCGDLEATALGRCDHPVCYRCSTKMRVLCEQRYCAVCREELRQVVFGKRLPAFATIPIHQLQHEKKYDIYFADGKVYALYRQLLQHECPRCPELPPFSLFGDLEQHMRRQHELFCCRLCLQHLQIFTYERKWYSRKDLARHRMQGDPDDTSHRGHPLCKFCDERYLDNDELLKHLRRDHYFCHFCDSDGAQDYYSDYAYLREHFREKHFLCEEGRCSTEQFTHAFRTEIDLKAHRTACHSRSRAEARQNRHIDLQFSYAPRHSRRNEGVVGGEDYEEVDRYSRQGRVARAGTRGAQQSRRGSWREEEDREVAAAVRASVAAQQQEEARRSEDQEEGGRPKKEEAAARGPEDPRVPRRSPRTQGEGPGPKETSTNGPVSQEAFSVTGPAAPGALPPPSPKLKDEDFPSLSASTYSSCSTAATPGPVGLALPYAIPARGRSAFQEEDFPALVSSVPKPGTAPTSLVSAWNSSSSSKKVAQLPLSAQATGSGQPTRKAGKGSRGSRKGGPPFTQEEEGGSPAVQELLSTRPTGSVSSTLGPASIQPSKVGKKKKVGSEKPGTTLPQPPPTTCPPGALQAPEAPASRAEGPVAVVVNGHTEGPAPARSAPKEPPGLPRPLGSFPCPTPQEDFPALGGPCPPRMPPPPGFSAVVLLKGTPPPPPPGLVPPISKPPPGFSGLLPSPHPACVPSPATTTTTKAPRPLPAPRAYLVPENFRERNLQLIQSIRDFLQSDEARFSEFKSHSGEFRQGLISAAQYYKSCRDLLGENFQKVFNELLVLLPDTAKQQELLSAHTDFCNREKPLSTKSKKNKKSAWQATTQQAGLDCRVCPTCQQVLAHGDASSHQALHAARDDDFPSLQAIARIIT
- the ZNF598 gene encoding E3 ubiquitin-protein ligase ZNF598 isoform X4, which codes for MAAAGGAEGRRAALEAAAAAAAPERGGGSCVLCCGDLEATALGRCDHPVCYRCSTKMRVLCEQRYCAVCREELRQVVFGKRLPAFATIPIHQLQHEKKYDIYFADGKVYALYRQLLQHECPRCPELPPFSLFGDLEQHMRRQHELFCCRLCLQHLQIFTYERKWYSRKDLARHRMQGDPDDTSHRGHPLCKFCDERYLDNDELLKHLRRDHYFCHFCDSDGAQDYYSPPTDTPSPASDYAYLREHFREKHFLCEEGRCSTEQFTHAFRTEIDLKAHRTACHSRSRAEARQNRHIDLQFSYAPRHSRRNEGVVGGEDYEEVDRYSRQGRVARAGTRGAQQSRRGSWREEEDREVAAAVRASVAAQQQEEARRSEDQEEGGRPKKEEAAARGPEDPRVPRRSPRTQGEGPGPKETSTNGPVSQEAFSVTGPAAPGALPPPSPKLKDEDFPSLSASTYSSCSTAATPGPVGLALPYAIPARGRSAFQEEDFPALVSSVPKPGTAPTSLVSAWNSSSSSKKVAQLPLSAQATGSGQPTRKAGKGSRGSRKGGPPFTQEEEGGSPAVQELLSTRPTGSVSSTLGPASIQPSKVGKKKKVGSEKPGTTLPQPPPTTCPPGALQAPEAPASRAEGPVAVVVNGHTEGPAPARSAPKEPPGLPRPLGSFPCPTPQEDFPALGGPCPPRMPPPPGFSAVVLLKGTPPPPPPGLVPPISKPPPGFSGLLPSPHPACVPSPATTTTTKAPRPLPAPRAYLVPENFRERNLQLIQSIRDFLQSDEARFSEFKSHSGEFRQGLISAAQYYKSCRDLLGENFQKVFNELLVLLPDTAKQQELLSAHTDFCNREKPLSTKSKKNKKSAWQATTQQAGLDCRVCPTCQQVLAHGDASSHQALHAARDDDFPSLQAIARIIT
- the ZNF598 gene encoding E3 ubiquitin-protein ligase ZNF598 isoform X14, which codes for MRRQHELFCCRLCLQHLQIFTYERKWYSRKDLARHRMQGDPDDTSHRGHPLCKFCDERYLDNDELLKHLRRDHYFCHFCDSDGAQDYYSDYAYLREHFREKHFLCEEGRCSTEQFTHAFRTEIDLKAHRTACHSRSRAEARQNRHIDLQFSYAPRHSRRNEGVVGGEDYEEVDRYSRQGRVARAGTRGAQQSRRGSWREEEDREVAAAVRASVAAQQQEEARRSEDQEEGGRPKKEEAAARGPEDPRVPRRSPRTQGEGPGPKETSTNGPVSQEAFSVTGPAAPGALPPPSPKLKDEDFPSLSASTYSSCSTAATPGPVGLALPYAIPARGRSAFQEEDFPALVSSVPKPGTAPTSLVSAWNSSSSSKKVAQLPLSAQATGSGQPTRKAGKGSRGSRKGGPPFTQEEEGGSPAVQELLSTRPTGSVSSTLGPASIQPSKVGKKKKVGSEKPGTTLPQPPPTTCPPGALQAPEAPASRAEGPVAVVVNGHTEGPAPARSAPKEPPGLPRPLGSFPCPTPQEDFPALGGPCPPRMPPPPGFSAVVLLKGTPPPPPPGLVPPISKPPPGFSGLLPSPHPACVPSPATTTTTKAPRPLPAPRAYLVPENFRERNLQLIQSIRDFLQSDEARFSEFKSHSGEFRQGLISAAQYYKSCRDLLGENFQKVFNELLVLLPDTAKQQELLSAHTDFCNREKPLSTKSKKNKKSAWQATTQQAGLDCRVCPTCQQVLAHGDASSHQALHAARDDDFPSLQAIARIIT
- the ZNF598 gene encoding E3 ubiquitin-protein ligase ZNF598 isoform X5; protein product: MAAAGGAEGRRAALEAAAAAAAPERGGGSCVLCCGDLEATALGRCDHPVCYRCSTKMRVLCEQRYCAVCREELRQVVFGKRLPAFATIPIHQLQHEKKYDIYFADGKVYALYRQLLQHECPRCPELPPFSLFGDLEQHMRRQHELFCCRLCLQHLQIFTYERKWYSRKDLARHRMQGDPDDTSHRGHPLCKFCDERYLDNDELLKHLRRDHYFCHFCDSDGAQDYYSDYAYLREHFREKHFLCEEGRCSTEQFTHAFRTEIDLKAHRTACHSRSRAEARQNRHIDLQFSYAPRHSRRNEGVVGGEDYEEVDRYSRQGRVARAGTRGAQQSRRGSWRYKREEEDREVAAAVRASVAAQQQEEARRSEDQEEGGRPKKEEAAARGPEDPRVPRRSPRTQGEGPGPKETSTNGPVSQEAFSVTGPAAPGCVGVPGALPPPSPKLKDEDFPSLSASTYSSCSTAATPGPVGLALPYAIPARGRSAFQEEDFPALVSSVPKPGTAPTSLVSAWNSSSSSKKVAQLPLSAQATGSGQPTRKAGKGSRGSRKGGPPFTQEEEGGSPAVQELLSTRPTGSVSSTLGPASIQPSKVGKKKKVGSEKPGTTLPQPPPTTCPPGALQAPEAPASRAEGPVAVVVNGHTEGPAPARSAPKEPPGLPRPLGSFPCPTPQEDFPALGGPCPPRMPPPPGFSAVVLLKGTPPPPPPGLVPPISKPPPGFSGLLPSPHPACVPSPATTTTTKAPRPLPAPRAYLVPENFRERNLQLIQSIRDFLQSDEARFSEFKSHSGEFRQGLISAAQYYKSCRDLLGENFQKVFNELLVLLPDTAKQQELLSAHTDFCNREKPLSTKSKKNKKSAWQATTQQAGLDCRVCPTCQQVLAHGDASSHQALHAARDDDFPSLQAIARIIT
- the ZNF598 gene encoding E3 ubiquitin-protein ligase ZNF598 isoform X9, translating into MYPRLAAIGIPLAAAWNTFLLCPGKLRRATAALFPTGWSHWVVFGKRLPAFATIPIHQLQHEKKYDIYFADGKVYALYRQLLQHECPRCPELPPFSLFGDLEQHMRRQHELFCCRLCLQHLQIFTYERKWYSRKDLARHRMQGDPDDTSHRGHPLCKFCDERYLDNDELLKHLRRDHYFCHFCDSDGAQDYYSPPTDTPSPASDYAYLREHFREKHFLCEEGRCSTEQFTHAFRTEIDLKAHRTACHSRSRAEARQNRHIDLQFSYAPRHSRRNEGVVGGEDYEEVDRYSRQGRVARAGTRGAQQSRRGSWRYKREEEDREVAAAVRASVAAQQQEEARRSEDQEEGGRPKKEEAAARGPEDPRVPRRSPRTQGEGPGPKETSTNGPVSQEAFSVTGPAAPGCVGVPGALPPPSPKLKDEDFPSLSASTYSSCSTAATPGPVGLALPYAIPARGRSAFQEEDFPALVSSVPKPGTAPTSLVSAWNSSSSSKKVAQLPLSAQATGSGQPTRKAGKGSRGSRKGGPPFTQEEEGGSPAVQELLSTRPTGSVSSTLGPASIQPSKVGKKKKVGSEKPGTTLPQPPPTTCPPGALQAPEAPASRAEGPVAVVVNGHTEGPAPARSAPKEPPGLPRPLGSFPCPTPQEDFPALGGPCPPRMPPPPGFSAVVLLKGTPPPPPPGLVPPISKPPPGFSGLLPSPHPACVPSPATTTTTKAPRPLPAPRAYLVPENFRERNLQLIQSIRDFLQSDEARFSEFKSHSGEFRQGLISAAQYYKSCRDLLGENFQKVFNELLVLLPDTAKQQELLSAHTDFCNREKPLSTKSKKNKKSAWQATTQQAGLDCRVCPTCQQVLAHGDASSHQALHAARDDDFPSLQAIARIIT